From the Criblamydia sequanensis CRIB-18 genome, the window TGGCTCCCGGAATATATTTTGATATCAATGAAATTGAAACTCAGGAAGAGCCGATAAAAGATATTCCTGAAGAATGTTTGATTCTCTTGAGTCAAGAGGTAAATAAAAAAACCGAGGATGTTAAAAAATCTTTGAAATATTACGCCTTAACTAAGGGCTATTTACGCATAAATAAGCAAATGAGAGCTGTTTCATCTTCTAATGATGATTCAAAAATCACAAACCACATTGGAAATATATTTCATAATATGGATGACATGTGTTTTAACCATCAAGTGCGCCTTTTCCGTACGGAAGCTGATGATTATAAACAAAATGTACAAGGAAAAGAAATTACTTCAAGACAACTAAGAGAGGGAGATATTTGGCAATTTCCTTCATTTGTTTCCGCAAGCATTACAAATAAGCCTAATTCCCCAAAAATTCAAGAAGAAGGAAAATTAACGGTATTTGTCTTTGAATTCGGTAAAAACGAAAGAATAAGAGGCCTTTATATAGGCGATACTGCAGGTAAAAGAGGAGAGTATGAAATTTTACTTTCTCCAGGTGTCGCCAAAGTGAAGGAAGCTTACAAAGCGACAATAGCCATGGGATTTGTTATTATGAAAACAAAATTTGTTGTTGTTAAAATGGACTTTACCTCTGAAAATAGTAATATCTCTTGATTTAAGCTAACCCTAATGGATGCCTTTTGGACTTGTTCTAAGATAAACAGTTAGCCTTATTTAAAAGTTGAGATAGGCCAAGACTTAAGCCTTGGCCTTAAAGAGACTATTCTTGCTTAAGATAAACCTTTTTGATCACTTGCGGAGTTGCAGGCTTATCTCTTGCGGAAGTATCCACATTTTCGATTTTTTTAACGATTTCAAAGCCTGAAATCACTTCTCCAAAAATAGTATGGCGTTTATTAAGCCAAGGAGTTGGAACTGTCGTAATAAAAAATTGGCTTCCATTAGTATTTGGACCGGCGTTAGCCATAGCTAAAATTCCGC encodes:
- a CDS encoding ADP-ribosyltransferase — its product is MHCTSPRYSYATSVPQNLAPGIYFDINEIETQEEPIKDIPEECLILLSQEVNKKTEDVKKSLKYYALTKGYLRINKQMRAVSSSNDDSKITNHIGNIFHNMDDMCFNHQVRLFRTEADDYKQNVQGKEITSRQLREGDIWQFPSFVSASITNKPNSPKIQEEGKLTVFVFEFGKNERIRGLYIGDTAGKRGEYEILLSPGVAKVKEAYKATIAMGFVIMKTKFVVVKMDFTSENSNIS